A genome region from Anastrepha obliqua isolate idAnaObli1 chromosome 4, idAnaObli1_1.0, whole genome shotgun sequence includes the following:
- the LOC129245921 gene encoding protein late bloomer, protein MGCATTTVKISSILFNTLLALFGIAAIVLIAVNSGAVPDDWDTPAFIIFGLVVLFAIIGCVAALRESICLTVTCAVFLLLLAILQIAVTIIILNDRQTKSGIGRVEDAWDHDKMDALQSKYECCGKDSSQDYILLNRQIPLSCYTDQNDADANKMYTEGCSAKLQRYYDSETTTIATASWVIAALEVLGFLLAVFLVINFRNKQRRMQF, encoded by the exons CTTTTTGGTATCGCCGCCATCGTACTGATTGCGGTCAATTCTGGAGCCGTGCCAGATGATTGGGATACACCAGCCTTTATAATCTTCGGATTGGTGGTACTATTTGCTATTATCGGTTGTGTGGCAGCGCTGCGCGAATCCATTTGCCTCACTGTGACA TGCGCTGTTTTCTTGCTACTGCTAGCTATTCTACAAATTGCCGTAACTATTATTATTCTGAATGACCGTCAAACAAAAAGTGGCATTGGTAGAGTCGAAGATGCTTGGGACCACGACAAAATGGATGCTTTGCAATCGAAATATGAATGCTGCGGCAAAGATAGTTCACAGGATTATATATTGTTGAATCGGCAAATACCACTCAGCTGCTACACCGATCAAAATGACGCAGAtgccaataaaatgtatacgGAAGGTTGCAGCGCCAAATTGCAGCGTTACTATGACAGTGAGACGACGACCATCGCCACTGCTTCGTGGGTGATTGCCGCACTTGAG GTACTTGGCTTTTTGCTGGCCGTATTTTTGGTCATTAATTTCCGCAATAAACAACGACGCATGCAGTTCTAG